In Treponema primitia ZAS-2, a genomic segment contains:
- a CDS encoding holo-ACP synthase encodes MIVGIGVDVVHVRRLERWQCIPGLLERYFHPQELSTSLSRGNAAALSLAARFAAKEAFGKALGTGLAGIVLRDINVVNLYNGRPEIEVLGTASSALERSGATRIHVSLTHERENAIAMVVLEAE; translated from the coding sequence TTGATTGTTGGTATCGGGGTTGATGTGGTCCATGTACGCCGCCTTGAACGCTGGCAGTGCATCCCCGGGTTGCTGGAACGGTATTTTCATCCCCAGGAGCTTTCCACGTCCCTTTCCCGGGGAAACGCCGCGGCCCTTTCCCTGGCGGCCCGGTTTGCGGCGAAGGAAGCCTTTGGTAAAGCCCTGGGTACGGGTCTTGCGGGGATCGTGCTCCGGGATATCAATGTGGTAAACCTGTATAATGGTCGGCCGGAAATCGAGGTTCTGGGAACTGCCTCATCCGCCCTGGAGCGGAGCGGCGCCACCAGAATACATGTGTCCCTAACCCATGAACGGGAAAATGCCATCGCCATGGTGGTTTTAGAGGCGGAGTGA
- a CDS encoding CdaR family protein — protein sequence MNGRKLLASIAENWPAKVLSIALAIVVFIFHRMSLMEERFFSVPLNVETVSRLIPASPYPRMIRVTLRGDANTIYPILEEDIQAYIDLTKYTDPGTYRAPVQIHKEGTALRAVTLEISVDPLEVMLTLDERLSKTVPVRPNFRGNLDQGYEMGTYSLDPGQVVIEGPKGLLGAISEIPTDFIELTGRINEFSATLRLLNQNPLLMIRGNGFIDFHGDVREQLRVQNFEDLPILINSLDEGFSGELEISLGSIRIEGVENRFGRINREEISLYVDCSSVHETGDYTLPVLVDIPATFTLIRQDPENVMLSIKRKQLQDSEDGT from the coding sequence TTGAACGGTAGAAAACTTCTTGCCAGTATAGCTGAAAACTGGCCCGCCAAGGTTCTTTCCATAGCCTTGGCCATTGTGGTTTTTATTTTTCACCGCATGAGCCTTATGGAGGAACGGTTTTTTTCTGTTCCCCTGAACGTGGAAACTGTTAGCCGTCTGATTCCTGCCAGCCCCTATCCCCGGATGATCCGGGTAACCCTCCGGGGGGATGCCAACACCATCTACCCTATCCTGGAAGAAGATATCCAGGCATATATCGATCTTACAAAATATACGGATCCGGGAACCTACCGGGCCCCGGTTCAAATTCACAAAGAGGGCACCGCTCTGAGGGCGGTAACCCTGGAAATATCCGTGGACCCCCTGGAAGTTATGCTTACCTTGGATGAACGACTCAGTAAAACTGTTCCTGTAAGACCAAATTTCCGGGGTAACCTGGACCAGGGGTATGAGATGGGTACCTATAGTTTGGATCCCGGGCAGGTGGTTATTGAAGGGCCCAAGGGATTGCTGGGGGCTATTTCCGAAATTCCCACAGACTTTATTGAACTGACCGGCAGGATTAATGAATTTTCCGCTACTCTGCGACTTCTGAACCAGAATCCCCTCCTGATGATCCGGGGAAACGGGTTCATTGATTTTCACGGTGATGTCCGGGAGCAGCTGCGGGTACAAAATTTTGAGGATCTTCCCATTCTTATAAACAGCCTTGATGAAGGGTTTTCAGGCGAATTGGAAATCAGCCTCGGCTCCATACGCATTGAGGGTGTGGAGAACCGCTTCGGCAGGATCAACAGGGAGGAAATTTCCCTGTATGTTGACTGTTCATCGGTGCATGAAACGGGGGATTACACCTTGCCTGTATTGGTGGATATTCCAGCCACGTTTACCCTTATCCGGCAGGACCCGGAAAATGTGATGCTTAGCATAAAACGCAAACAGTTGCAGGATAGTGAGGACGGAACTTGA
- the cdaA gene encoding diadenylate cyclase CdaA, which produces MEWLQRLKTIYDIIRPVVDIALLAFLLYKAYDLLIKTQAVQLVKGAGLLALFYGIAYLLKLSTLQWLLTILGPGLFIAIAIVFQPELRKIFIRLGQGELFHPDSKPRIGQLEAVITAAEILSQQRRGALVVFPRRINLKSIMETGTRINGEISSSLIVAIFEFDGPLHDGAMVIQNGRIAAAGCFLPLSEQQDIRKSFGTRHRASLGMSEQSDAVILVVSEETGAISLAVDGKLYYDLSPLEVQRKLKELLDRGVRGGESEQTTAAPDNAVGSTIDDGKDVFVER; this is translated from the coding sequence TTGGAATGGCTTCAGCGGCTAAAGACAATTTATGATATCATCCGCCCTGTAGTGGACATTGCCCTATTGGCTTTCCTCCTTTACAAGGCCTATGATCTCCTGATAAAGACCCAGGCTGTACAGTTGGTGAAAGGGGCGGGACTCCTGGCGCTGTTTTACGGCATTGCCTATCTGTTAAAATTAAGCACCCTGCAATGGCTGCTTACCATTTTGGGCCCTGGGCTTTTTATCGCCATAGCGATTGTGTTCCAGCCGGAACTGCGGAAGATCTTCATACGCCTGGGCCAGGGGGAACTGTTCCATCCGGACAGCAAACCCCGTATCGGTCAGCTTGAAGCGGTGATCACCGCGGCAGAGATTTTGTCCCAGCAGCGCCGGGGCGCCCTGGTGGTGTTTCCCCGGCGGATCAACCTCAAGAGCATCATGGAAACCGGCACCCGGATCAACGGGGAGATTTCTTCCAGCCTTATTGTGGCGATCTTTGAATTTGACGGCCCCCTCCATGACGGGGCCATGGTTATCCAGAATGGACGTATCGCCGCTGCGGGCTGCTTCCTGCCTCTTTCGGAGCAGCAGGATATACGAAAAAGTTTTGGTACCCGGCACCGGGCGTCTCTGGGTATGTCCGAGCAGTCCGATGCGGTAATTTTGGTGGTGTCCGAGGAAACCGGCGCCATTTCTCTGGCGGTGGACGGTAAGCTTTACTACGATTTATCTCCCCTGGAGGTTCAGCGTAAACTCAAGGAGCTTCTTGACCGCGGTGTGCGGGGAGGGGAGTCGGAACAGACTACGGCGGCGCCGGATAACGCTGTGGGTTCAACCATTGATGACGGGAAGGATGTTTTTGTTGAACGGTAG
- the dxs gene encoding 1-deoxy-D-xylulose-5-phosphate synthase, with protein MQEYESVLARIQDPGDLKKLSFSELNRLASEIRSLIVSTVSRNGGHLSSNLGVVELTIALHRVFDSPGDKIIWDVGHQCYTHKLLTGRREDFSTLRKSGGLAGFPKTSESPHDAFNTGHASTSISAALGLLAGERLKGGKNRVIALIGDGALTGGMAYEALSHAGQLALPLVVILNDNKMSIGSNVGGLSKYLSRLSMKGYYQSFRRNFDAMAKRLPFIGDIFFAAVVRMKRAVKAIFYTDNFFVDLGFEYVGPIDGHQIQRLTEVLQDVRTLNRPVVVHVITRKGKGYDFAEHDPGSYHGVGSFSVSDGILESPVGERRLSFTDAFSRAILEAGRRDSRVLGISAAMGKGTGLLPFKKEFPDRYFDTGIAEGHAVTFAAGLAAQGLRPVAAIYSTFMQRGVDQLIHDVCLQKLPVCFALDRSGFVSDDGETHQGLFDIALFRSIPNLSILAPGGEGELKAMLDWSLEEPGPCMIRYPKSACPEEPVAFAQPLERGRGVLLPRGEGSRICLCFTGSLYTQALEAAEFLSQEGIQADLYNLRFLKPVDEDYLAALMNRYDLMVFIEEGIKNGGFGEYAAELGNSRFCSGKILILAALEGFVSQGKRDELLRRAGLHGLGIATAVSRAYKAALGVEWALGSRT; from the coding sequence ATGCAGGAGTATGAGTCTGTTTTAGCCCGGATACAGGATCCGGGGGACCTTAAAAAACTATCCTTTTCGGAATTGAACCGGCTTGCTTCGGAAATACGCTCTCTAATCGTGTCCACTGTGAGCCGAAATGGGGGGCATCTCTCGTCAAACCTGGGGGTGGTGGAGCTTACCATCGCCTTGCACCGGGTTTTTGACTCCCCTGGGGACAAAATTATTTGGGATGTTGGGCATCAGTGCTATACCCATAAACTCCTCACCGGCCGCCGCGAAGATTTTTCTACCCTCCGTAAGTCCGGAGGGTTGGCGGGGTTCCCCAAGACTTCCGAAAGCCCCCATGACGCCTTTAATACGGGCCACGCATCCACATCGATTTCCGCCGCCCTGGGGCTTCTGGCCGGGGAGCGCCTTAAGGGTGGGAAAAACCGGGTGATTGCCCTTATCGGGGATGGGGCGCTGACCGGGGGCATGGCCTACGAGGCCCTTTCCCATGCGGGGCAATTGGCCCTCCCCCTGGTGGTGATCCTCAATGACAATAAAATGTCCATCGGCTCCAATGTCGGCGGGCTTTCCAAATACCTCAGCCGCCTCAGTATGAAAGGTTATTACCAGAGTTTCCGCCGCAATTTTGACGCCATGGCGAAGCGGCTTCCTTTTATTGGGGACATTTTTTTTGCTGCTGTGGTTCGTATGAAACGGGCGGTGAAGGCGATCTTTTATACCGATAATTTTTTTGTAGACCTGGGGTTTGAGTATGTGGGACCCATCGACGGGCACCAGATTCAGCGGCTGACCGAGGTGCTCCAGGATGTACGGACCCTGAACCGGCCGGTGGTGGTCCATGTGATCACCCGGAAGGGCAAGGGCTATGACTTTGCGGAACATGATCCGGGGAGTTACCACGGGGTGGGAAGTTTTTCTGTGAGCGACGGGATCCTGGAAAGCCCTGTAGGGGAACGGCGCCTGTCCTTTACGGACGCCTTTTCCCGGGCCATCCTGGAAGCGGGCCGGAGGGACAGCCGGGTACTGGGGATAAGCGCCGCCATGGGCAAGGGGACTGGGCTCCTTCCTTTTAAGAAGGAATTTCCGGACCGGTATTTTGACACCGGCATTGCGGAGGGGCACGCCGTGACCTTTGCGGCGGGGCTGGCTGCCCAGGGGCTGCGTCCGGTGGCGGCCATCTATTCCACCTTTATGCAGCGTGGGGTGGATCAGCTTATCCACGATGTGTGCCTGCAAAAGCTGCCGGTCTGTTTTGCCCTGGATAGGTCCGGTTTTGTGAGCGATGATGGGGAAACCCACCAGGGATTGTTTGACATTGCCCTGTTCCGGTCTATACCGAACCTGAGCATCCTGGCACCTGGGGGGGAGGGGGAACTAAAGGCCATGCTGGACTGGTCCCTGGAAGAGCCGGGACCCTGTATGATCCGGTACCCTAAAAGCGCCTGTCCCGAGGAACCTGTGGCCTTTGCCCAGCCCCTGGAGCGGGGCAGGGGGGTATTGCTGCCCCGGGGAGAGGGTTCCCGCATCTGCCTTTGCTTTACGGGCAGTCTGTATACCCAGGCTCTGGAAGCGGCGGAGTTCCTTTCCCAGGAGGGTATTCAGGCGGATCTCTACAACCTGCGTTTCCTCAAGCCCGTGGATGAGGATTACTTAGCCGCCCTGATGAACCGGTATGACCTGATGGTTTTTATTGAGGAAGGGATAAAAAATGGCGGTTTCGGAGAATATGCTGCGGAACTGGGAAATTCCCGGTTCTGTTCAGGGAAAATACTGATCCTGGCCGCCCTGGAGGGCTTTGTTTCCCAGGGAAAACGGGATGAGCTGCTTCGCCGGGCAGGGCTGCACGGGCTGGGGATTGCCACTGCGGTTTCCCGGGCTTATAAAGCGGCGCTTGGCGTTGAATGGGCCCTGGGCAGCCGCACTTAA
- a CDS encoding flagellin, translated as MIINHNLSAMFADRSLKVTQNNLTKSMEKLSSGLRINRAGDDASGLAVSEKLRSQIRGLNQASSNAANGISFIQASEGYLQETQDIIQRMRELAVQSSNGVYTDEDRMYIQVEVSQLIDEIDRISSHAQFNGMNMLTGRFAHQSSDGVVTASMWFHIGANMDQREQVFIGTMTSLGLGIRNVGDGSFMDMQSPEEANRAIGTLDAAIKLINKQRADLGAYQNRLEMAINGLNVGAENMQASESRIRDADMASQMVTYMRDQILSQAGTAMLAQANQRTTSVLQLLQ; from the coding sequence ATGATCATCAACCACAACCTGTCCGCTATGTTTGCAGACAGGTCCCTCAAGGTTACCCAAAATAACCTTACCAAGTCCATGGAGAAGCTTTCTTCGGGACTTCGTATCAACCGGGCGGGAGACGACGCTTCCGGGCTTGCGGTTTCCGAAAAGTTACGGAGCCAGATCCGAGGGCTGAACCAGGCCTCGTCCAATGCAGCTAACGGCATTTCTTTTATCCAGGCCAGCGAAGGATACCTCCAGGAAACCCAGGATATTATCCAGCGTATGCGGGAACTGGCTGTCCAGTCCTCGAACGGGGTGTACACCGATGAAGACCGTATGTACATCCAGGTGGAAGTATCCCAGCTGATCGACGAAATCGACCGGATCTCCAGCCACGCCCAGTTCAACGGCATGAACATGCTCACCGGCCGTTTTGCCCATCAGAGCAGCGACGGTGTGGTCACCGCCTCCATGTGGTTCCATATCGGCGCCAATATGGACCAGCGGGAACAGGTGTTTATCGGCACCATGACTTCCCTGGGACTGGGTATCCGTAATGTGGGGGACGGCTCTTTCATGGACATGCAGTCCCCGGAAGAGGCGAACCGGGCTATCGGGACCCTGGATGCGGCTATCAAGCTTATCAATAAGCAACGGGCCGACCTGGGGGCCTACCAGAACAGACTGGAGATGGCTATTAACGGCCTCAATGTGGGGGCCGAGAATATGCAGGCATCGGAATCCAGGATACGGGACGCAGATATGGCCAGCCAGATGGTGACCTATATGCGGGATCAGATCCTGTCCCAGGCGGGAACCGCCATGTTGGCCCAGGCGAACCAGCGGACCACTTCGGTCTTGCAACTTCTTCAATAG
- a CDS encoding flagellin translates to MIINHNQSAMFANRQLGVTQADVARSIEKLSSGQRINKAGDDASGLAVSEKMRGQIRGLNQAERNIQNGVSFIQATEGYLQESQDILHRLRELSVQSANGIYTDEDRMQIQVEVSQLIDEINRVASHAQYNGMNILTGSFAQNSSVNRIMQLQVGANMDQNEQIFIGTMTAQALGLQTTQGESGSISIVSPEEANAAIGSIDSALKLISKQRADLGAYQNRFEMAAEGISIAAENLQAAESRIRDADMATEMVAFTKDSILSQAGNAMLAQANVQTQSVLQLLG, encoded by the coding sequence ATGATTATTAATCACAACCAGAGCGCCATGTTTGCCAATCGCCAGCTTGGTGTTACGCAAGCCGATGTAGCGCGGAGCATTGAAAAGCTCAGCTCAGGTCAGCGTATCAACAAAGCCGGTGATGATGCTTCCGGACTCGCGGTCTCCGAAAAAATGCGGGGCCAGATCCGGGGTTTAAATCAAGCGGAGCGCAATATTCAAAACGGTGTGTCCTTTATCCAGGCTACTGAAGGGTACCTTCAGGAATCCCAGGATATCCTGCACCGTCTCCGGGAACTGTCCGTACAGTCCGCCAACGGTATCTATACCGATGAGGATCGTATGCAGATTCAGGTTGAGGTTTCCCAATTGATCGATGAAATCAACCGCGTAGCGAGCCATGCTCAATACAACGGTATGAACATCCTCACCGGGTCCTTTGCCCAGAATTCCAGTGTTAACCGGATAATGCAGCTCCAGGTCGGGGCCAATATGGATCAGAACGAACAGATCTTTATCGGTACCATGACCGCTCAGGCTCTTGGTTTACAGACCACCCAGGGTGAATCGGGGAGTATCTCCATCGTGTCCCCTGAGGAAGCGAATGCAGCTATCGGCTCCATAGATTCTGCTTTGAAGTTAATCTCCAAGCAGAGGGCCGATCTTGGCGCGTATCAGAACCGTTTTGAAATGGCTGCGGAAGGGATCAGCATTGCTGCTGAAAACCTCCAGGCCGCCGAATCCCGGATACGGGATGCGGATATGGCGACCGAAATGGTTGCCTTTACCAAGGATTCAATCCTGTCCCAGGCGGGGAACGCTATGTTGGCTCAGGCCAATGTGCAGACCCAGTCGGTGTTACAGCTCCTTGGTTAA
- a CDS encoding flagellar protein FlaG: MGTVIAAVGVKPQQELPQDRGFAKQTRILAAAKTAALEKFEASLPGNRNPSEKVPLDIGPTVADLERVTLALNRRLKFEVDHQSHEVIVKVIDGETDKVIKVLPPEELQRLHDNIKETIGFLFDEKV, encoded by the coding sequence ATGGGTACTGTAATAGCCGCTGTGGGTGTAAAACCCCAGCAGGAACTCCCCCAGGACAGAGGATTCGCTAAACAAACGCGGATACTGGCGGCAGCAAAGACCGCCGCATTAGAAAAATTTGAAGCATCCCTGCCGGGAAATCGGAATCCATCGGAAAAAGTTCCCCTGGATATAGGACCTACCGTCGCTGACCTTGAACGGGTCACCCTGGCGTTAAACCGAAGACTTAAATTCGAAGTGGATCACCAGTCCCATGAAGTAATCGTCAAGGTCATTGATGGCGAAACCGATAAGGTGATTAAGGTACTTCCACCGGAAGAATTGCAGCGACTGCATGACAACATCAAGGAAACTATTGGTTTCTTATTCGACGAGAAGGTATAA
- the fliD gene encoding flagellar filament capping protein FliD, producing the protein MSDIYVPGVKSRFNTDKLIEDLMQVERVPRDRVEKHVDTLQTQKTYWQEMGRRMSSLRESARQLFSFQNPFNERIVVSQDDSVITATATREAAEQKHNFTVKQVASADRFISAPLPENYKINGGTYDFSIGEDRISFNFRGGTLREFSEALNRRGKDKIQSSLIAVETGTRSLLIESLVTGEKNRLGFSGDSEALALNIGMGERTNDSTVDFVLRDATVQSRRAAEASLIKVAENTLSVAAGGRAIITPPTTIPSSPNLIISFETLTTLRREGAVVIPQPPPGPEIPTSGSASYGGITVENDLSEVNMPPWIPPEAPARMDDLGVLTFTYTDGTSTILPPITDSTDFKPYQFQLQDIAGDKTIVSLELVNNNTHRDVSIKNIRIYDPNALGGFTPRSPVSAAADALITMDGIEIRRPTNNIDDLIPGVTITPRAVSDRPLTLGVQPDREGIKDSIISMVGNYNRLLADINVLTRNDERIIQELSYLTPEEQEEYRKKLGVFSGDSTLSQFKNTLQRAASSPYPTSDSPILLSQIGIGTDVRRSGASGYDASRLRGYLEIDEKALDAALETRIPQIRQLFGFDSDGDLLVDSGLAHTIDTLARPYVETGGIISLKTGTIDSRVDQDQRRMETLDRQLASKESALKMQYGQMEGAYNRMERMSTSLDQFSQRANNNNN; encoded by the coding sequence ATGTCCGACATTTACGTGCCCGGAGTAAAAAGCCGGTTTAATACCGATAAACTCATTGAAGACCTTATGCAGGTCGAGCGGGTTCCCAGAGACCGCGTAGAAAAGCACGTCGATACCCTTCAAACACAAAAAACATACTGGCAGGAAATGGGCCGGCGCATGAGTTCCCTCCGGGAGAGCGCCAGGCAGCTTTTTTCATTTCAAAACCCCTTTAATGAACGGATAGTGGTTTCCCAGGACGATTCGGTTATTACCGCCACCGCCACCAGGGAAGCGGCGGAGCAGAAGCACAACTTTACGGTAAAACAGGTTGCATCTGCGGATCGTTTTATATCCGCCCCTTTGCCGGAAAACTACAAAATAAACGGGGGAACCTACGATTTTTCCATAGGGGAGGATCGGATTTCCTTTAACTTCCGGGGGGGCACCCTCCGGGAATTTTCGGAAGCCCTGAACCGCCGGGGCAAGGATAAGATCCAGTCCAGCCTTATCGCCGTGGAAACCGGGACCAGATCCCTGCTCATCGAATCCCTGGTAACCGGGGAAAAAAACCGCCTGGGCTTTTCCGGGGATTCTGAAGCCCTGGCCCTGAACATAGGCATGGGTGAGCGGACAAATGATTCCACCGTAGACTTTGTCCTCCGGGATGCCACGGTACAGTCCAGGCGGGCTGCGGAGGCTTCCCTGATCAAGGTGGCGGAAAATACCCTCAGTGTTGCCGCCGGTGGAAGGGCCATTATCACCCCTCCCACCACCATCCCCTCAAGCCCCAACCTGATTATAAGCTTTGAAACCCTTACTACCCTGCGGAGGGAGGGGGCCGTTGTGATACCTCAGCCACCTCCGGGGCCGGAGATACCTACTTCGGGGTCCGCCAGCTACGGCGGCATCACCGTGGAAAACGATCTTTCCGAAGTCAATATGCCCCCCTGGATTCCCCCGGAAGCTCCGGCCCGAATGGATGACCTGGGGGTACTGACCTTTACCTATACCGATGGGACATCCACCATACTTCCCCCTATTACTGATTCTACTGATTTCAAACCCTACCAGTTCCAACTACAGGATATCGCGGGGGATAAAACTATTGTCTCCCTGGAATTGGTGAACAACAATACCCATCGGGATGTGTCAATCAAAAACATCCGCATCTACGATCCCAATGCATTGGGGGGATTCACCCCCCGCAGCCCGGTTTCTGCGGCGGCGGATGCCCTTATCACCATGGACGGGATCGAGATCAGGCGGCCCACCAATAATATTGACGATCTTATCCCGGGGGTTACCATAACTCCCCGGGCTGTTTCTGACCGGCCACTTACCCTGGGGGTACAGCCTGACCGGGAGGGGATCAAAGACAGCATTATCTCCATGGTGGGGAACTATAACCGCCTGTTAGCGGATATAAATGTATTAACCAGAAATGACGAACGGATAATCCAGGAACTGAGCTACCTTACCCCTGAGGAACAGGAAGAGTACCGGAAGAAGCTGGGGGTATTCTCAGGGGATTCAACCCTGAGCCAGTTTAAAAATACCCTCCAGAGGGCAGCTTCTTCCCCCTACCCCACTTCGGACAGCCCAATCCTGCTTTCCCAGATTGGCATAGGCACGGACGTCCGCCGTTCCGGGGCTTCAGGGTATGACGCTTCCCGGCTGCGGGGCTACCTGGAAATAGACGAAAAAGCCCTGGACGCCGCCCTGGAAACCCGTATACCCCAGATACGCCAGCTATTCGGATTTGACAGCGACGGGGATCTTCTGGTTGATTCCGGGCTTGCCCACACTATTGATACCCTTGCCAGGCCCTATGTGGAAACCGGGGGGATCATCAGCCTAAAAACCGGTACCATTGATTCCCGGGTGGACCAGGATCAGCGGCGGATGGAAACCCTGGACCGGCAGCTTGCCAGCAAAGAGTCGGCACTCAAGATGCAATACGGCCAGATGGAAGGGGCCTATAACCGTATGGAACGGATGTCCACTTCCCTGGATCAGTTCAGCCAGAGGGCGAATAATAATAATAATTAG
- a CDS encoding flagellar brake protein has product MTFYLLQDVYFVSFGDRYPWAGPVLGVSFGGFFLFLLIHGLIKNRSGAGAPRRFSFFALSKIANSYGLSKPQKKVLEDIFRSDAVSDPISVIQSTPLLDKHFKRAYRRIENTATSDAVAQQQIALLFSTRNTIEAVQNTTATATSTRQIPSNMAGVLAVGKETYPVRVVNSKGDSVLVESPKNSLGNPIRIPTGTRVALSFFTKSSKGYSFDSKILGTMDTPKGQNLQLAHAARVKPLVQRRFRRIQTATPCIFHVVLVSETRVGRKMVKKMTVDKYRYTGTIMDLSIGGCSMQSSANIRAGTRIKLEFESGDTASLAALGQVLRINRGGKYTTIHVKFIKVPRRAQNSINALVFEYNDE; this is encoded by the coding sequence ATGACATTTTATCTACTTCAGGATGTATATTTTGTCTCCTTCGGTGACAGGTATCCCTGGGCAGGCCCTGTCTTAGGGGTAAGCTTTGGGGGGTTCTTTCTTTTTTTACTAATCCACGGCCTTATCAAGAATCGAAGCGGCGCAGGGGCTCCCCGGCGCTTCAGCTTTTTTGCCCTTTCAAAAATCGCCAATTCCTACGGGCTGAGCAAACCCCAGAAAAAGGTGTTGGAGGATATTTTCAGAAGCGATGCGGTGAGCGATCCCATCTCGGTTATACAGAGTACCCCCCTGCTGGATAAACACTTTAAGCGGGCGTACCGGCGCATTGAAAATACTGCGACCAGCGATGCTGTTGCCCAGCAGCAGATAGCCCTGCTCTTTTCCACCAGAAATACCATCGAGGCTGTGCAGAATACTACCGCCACCGCCACTTCTACCCGGCAGATCCCCTCGAACATGGCGGGGGTTCTTGCGGTGGGAAAGGAAACCTATCCGGTCAGGGTGGTCAATTCTAAAGGGGATTCGGTGCTGGTAGAAAGTCCCAAAAATTCCTTGGGCAACCCCATACGTATCCCCACTGGAACCAGGGTTGCCCTGTCATTCTTTACCAAGTCCAGTAAGGGCTACTCCTTTGATTCCAAAATACTGGGAACCATGGATACCCCCAAGGGGCAAAATTTACAGCTAGCCCATGCTGCACGGGTTAAACCCCTGGTTCAGCGGCGTTTCCGGCGGATTCAAACCGCTACCCCCTGCATTTTCCACGTTGTTTTAGTAAGCGAAACAAGGGTGGGCCGTAAAATGGTTAAGAAAATGACCGTAGACAAATACCGGTATACCGGTACTATCATGGATCTATCCATAGGCGGGTGTTCCATGCAGAGTTCCGCGAATATACGGGCCGGTACCAGGATTAAGCTTGAATTTGAATCCGGAGATACTGCGTCATTGGCGGCTCTGGGACAGGTTCTCAGGATCAACCGGGGCGGAAAATACACAACCATACATGTAAAGTTTATCAAAGTACCCCGCAGGGCGCAGAATTCTATTAATGCCCTTGTTTTTGAATATAATGATGAATGA
- the tsaE gene encoding tRNA (adenosine(37)-N6)-threonylcarbamoyltransferase complex ATPase subunit type 1 TsaE encodes MASFVSSSPEETMAIGERIAANLKKGSIVALYGTLGAGKTCITKGIGRFLGIDEAITSPSYTIISEYTTRHPDILPFYHIDAYRLEGDDDFIALGGEELLFGEGISVIEWSERLKSTIPAGAITVTITLLEDGHRHITIEGLETLK; translated from the coding sequence CTGGCTAGTTTTGTTTCTTCTTCCCCGGAAGAAACCATGGCTATTGGAGAAAGGATCGCCGCTAATCTGAAAAAAGGAAGCATAGTCGCCCTCTATGGAACCTTAGGCGCCGGGAAAACCTGCATTACCAAGGGTATTGGCCGCTTTCTTGGCATTGATGAAGCGATAACCAGCCCCAGCTATACGATTATTTCCGAATATACAACCCGCCATCCCGATATTTTGCCCTTTTACCATATTGACGCCTACCGCCTGGAAGGGGATGATGACTTTATCGCCCTGGGGGGTGAGGAACTTCTCTTTGGAGAGGGTATTTCGGTGATTGAATGGAGTGAGCGGCTAAAGTCTACCATACCCGCCGGGGCAATTACCGTTACGATTACACTGCTTGAAGATGGACACCGCCATATCACCATTGAAGGACTGGAAACGCTGAAATGA
- the tsaB gene encoding tRNA (adenosine(37)-N6)-threonylcarbamoyltransferase complex dimerization subunit type 1 TsaB, producing MNILALDTSSQVLSAALSKGEDVWYFEVDGGLRHAELLMDVLDRLLGSAGLESGDIDLAACMKGPGSFTGLRIAFAAVKGLALALGIPMVSVPTLDCLAAPYASWPGLVIPALDAKKDRFFSALYREGERLGDFMDASPEEIAARIRALSGGDAQAGENVMITGPDGPLLYEKLKTAFGPGLFCDPGGKRGRARELLDIILKRGIIGSEEEYFSGPLYLRKSDAELSFGAK from the coding sequence ATGAATATACTTGCCCTGGATACTTCCTCGCAAGTTCTGTCCGCCGCCCTTTCAAAGGGAGAGGATGTCTGGTATTTTGAGGTGGACGGAGGCCTTCGCCATGCGGAACTGCTCATGGATGTCCTGGACCGGCTCCTGGGCAGCGCCGGCCTGGAGAGCGGAGATATTGATCTGGCGGCCTGTATGAAGGGCCCCGGGTCCTTTACGGGGCTGCGTATCGCCTTTGCGGCAGTAAAGGGCCTGGCCCTGGCCCTGGGTATCCCCATGGTTTCGGTCCCGACCCTGGACTGTTTGGCCGCCCCCTATGCCTCATGGCCCGGTCTGGTCATCCCCGCCTTGGATGCAAAAAAGGACCGCTTCTTTAGCGCCCTATACCGGGAAGGGGAACGGCTCGGCGATTTTATGGACGCATCCCCGGAAGAAATCGCCGCCCGGATCAGGGCCCTCTCAGGCGGGGACGCACAGGCCGGGGAAAATGTGATGATTACCGGGCCTGACGGGCCTCTATTGTATGAAAAGCTCAAAACGGCCTTTGGGCCGGGACTTTTTTGCGACCCGGGTGGAAAACGGGGAAGGGCCCGGGAACTATTGGACATCATTTTGAAAAGGGGTATAATTGGATCAGAAGAGGAGTATTTTTCCGGGCCCCTTTATTTACGAAAGAGCGATGCGGAATTATCCTTTGGCGCCAAATGA